In Lactococcus garvieae subsp. garvieae, the following proteins share a genomic window:
- a CDS encoding TetR/AcrR family transcriptional regulator translates to MENRKERTKARLRDAMTQLLHEKPFDQITTTELVKVAKISRSGFYTHYQDKYEMIDQYQKTLINTIQYVFEKNDGDLQKTMLETYEFLDNNEIYAALLSENGSKEIHQFMQAKLKSMIEHSIIPRDSRRNNLGRLGKIYAATYYANAMFGLTQAWIRRKRKETPEEITKILSKLIN, encoded by the coding sequence GTGGAGAATAGAAAAGAACGTACAAAAGCGCGACTTCGCGATGCAATGACTCAACTTTTACATGAAAAGCCATTTGATCAAATTACAACCACTGAGCTCGTTAAAGTGGCAAAGATTAGTCGTAGCGGATTTTATACGCATTATCAAGACAAGTATGAAATGATTGATCAGTATCAAAAAACATTGATCAACACAATTCAATATGTCTTTGAAAAAAATGATGGAGACTTGCAAAAAACAATGCTTGAGACCTATGAATTTTTAGATAATAATGAAATCTACGCAGCTCTGCTTTCTGAAAACGGCAGCAAGGAAATCCACCAATTCATGCAAGCTAAGTTAAAAAGTATGATTGAACATTCCATTATACCAAGAGATTCAAGAAGAAATAATCTTGGTCGCTTGGGTAAAATTTATGCTGCGACTTATTATGCTAATGCTATGTTTGGTCTTACACAGGCCTGGATTCGTCGTAAACGTAAAGAAACACCCGAAGAAATTACAAAAATACTCAGTAAGCTTATCAACTGA